Proteins encoded in a region of the Ralstonia pseudosolanacearum genome:
- a CDS encoding ABC transporter ATP-binding protein, whose amino-acid sequence MTTSPRPLMVFEQLHCRHGERLLFDIPRLALSAGNAVVITGANGVGKTTLLRMLAGLMPAAEASVDFGRGPQPLSPYPAALRARLTYVHQHPYLFRTSVRDNLAYGLTTGPHRVPQAALRERVDDAIRWAGLQQVLHVPPERLSGGEAQRLALARARALRTDVLLLDEPTSSLDGTAREQVLALVGELAAEGRALLMVCHDRELINLPGVTRWKLSDGRLEMRGHHAA is encoded by the coding sequence ATGACCACCTCGCCCCGCCCCCTGATGGTGTTCGAGCAGCTGCACTGCCGCCACGGCGAGCGCCTGCTGTTCGACATTCCGCGCCTGGCGCTGTCGGCGGGCAACGCGGTGGTCATCACGGGCGCCAACGGCGTCGGCAAGACCACGCTGCTGCGCATGCTGGCAGGCCTGATGCCGGCGGCGGAGGCCTCCGTCGATTTCGGCCGGGGCCCGCAGCCGCTGTCCCCTTACCCGGCCGCGCTGCGGGCGCGGCTCACCTATGTGCACCAGCATCCGTACCTGTTCCGCACCTCGGTGCGGGACAACCTGGCATACGGACTGACCACCGGCCCGCATCGCGTGCCGCAGGCGGCGCTGCGCGAGCGCGTCGACGACGCCATCCGCTGGGCCGGCCTGCAGCAGGTGCTGCATGTGCCGCCGGAGCGCCTGTCGGGCGGCGAGGCACAACGCCTCGCGTTGGCGCGTGCCCGCGCGCTGCGCACCGATGTGCTGCTGCTCGATGAGCCCACCTCCAGCCTGGATGGCACCGCGCGCGAACAGGTGCTCGCGCTGGTCGGCGAACTGGCGGCCGAGGGCCGCGCGCTGCTGATGGTGTGCCACGACCGCGAGCTGATCAACCTGCCCGGCGTGACCCGGTGGAAGCTAAGCGACGGGCGGCTCGAAATGCGCGGGCACCACGCCGCGTAG
- a CDS encoding ABC transporter permease: MDIWSATVEAFALLARGDAALWVIVWTSLKVALAGLLLAAPPALLLAYAVAMHRFPGRRALVVLAQASMSFPTVLIGLVLYLLLSRQGPLGGFGLLFTQGGMILGQAVLGLPVIVAFALATFERADPRLAETARVLGAGPVRLLFTVFRELRFGLGAAVVAGFGRVIAEVGSALMVGGNIEGVTRTMTTAIALETSKGEFAQGIALGIVLIALALLVNLVLAWLQGAGAFRRHTA, translated from the coding sequence ATGGACATCTGGTCGGCCACCGTCGAGGCGTTCGCCCTGCTCGCCCGCGGCGACGCGGCGCTCTGGGTGATCGTCTGGACCTCGCTGAAGGTGGCGCTGGCCGGCCTGCTGCTGGCCGCGCCGCCGGCGCTGCTGCTGGCCTACGCCGTCGCCATGCACCGCTTCCCCGGACGCCGGGCGCTGGTCGTGCTGGCGCAGGCCTCGATGTCGTTTCCGACCGTGCTGATCGGGCTGGTGCTCTACCTGCTGCTGTCGCGCCAGGGGCCGCTGGGCGGCTTCGGGCTGCTGTTCACGCAAGGGGGCATGATCCTCGGCCAGGCGGTGCTCGGCCTGCCGGTGATCGTGGCGTTCGCACTGGCCACCTTCGAGCGCGCCGACCCGCGCCTGGCGGAGACCGCCCGCGTGCTCGGCGCCGGCCCGGTGCGGCTGCTGTTCACCGTGTTCCGCGAACTGCGCTTCGGCCTGGGCGCCGCCGTGGTGGCGGGCTTCGGCCGGGTGATCGCCGAGGTCGGATCGGCGCTGATGGTCGGCGGCAACATCGAGGGCGTCACACGCACCATGACCACCGCGATCGCGCTGGAAACCAGCAAGGGCGAGTTCGCCCAGGGCATTGCGCTGGGCATCGTGCTGATCGCGCTGGCGCTGCTGGTCAACCTGGTGCTGGCGTGGCTGCAGGGCGCCGGCGCCTTCCGCCGCCACACCGCATGA
- the panB gene encoding 3-methyl-2-oxobutanoate hydroxymethyltransferase, whose amino-acid sequence MSSYLQESTRKAVTVTSLQGMRAAGERIAMLTAYDASFAALMERSGVDVVLVGDSLGNVVQGQKTTLPVTLDHIVYHTECVARGTTKALLMSDLPFGTYGTPEQAFHSAVRVMQAGAQMVKLEGGEWLAPTIRFLVERSIPVCAHIGLTPQSVHAFGGFKVQGRGDEAAAQLKADALAVQDAGAQMVLMEAIPATLAGEVTRLLAVPTIGIGAGPECSGQVLVMHDMLGVFPGHRPKFVRNFMDGLTTIDAAVAAYVTAVKDGTFPGPEHSFTA is encoded by the coding sequence ATGAGCAGCTATCTCCAGGAATCCACCCGCAAGGCCGTGACCGTCACCTCGCTGCAGGGCATGCGCGCGGCGGGCGAGCGCATCGCCATGCTGACGGCCTACGATGCCAGCTTCGCCGCCCTGATGGAGCGCAGCGGCGTAGACGTGGTGCTGGTCGGTGATTCGCTGGGCAACGTGGTGCAGGGCCAGAAGACCACGCTGCCCGTCACGCTCGACCACATCGTCTACCACACCGAATGCGTGGCGCGCGGGACGACCAAGGCGCTGCTCATGTCGGATCTGCCCTTCGGCACCTACGGCACGCCCGAGCAGGCCTTCCACAGCGCCGTGCGCGTGATGCAGGCCGGCGCGCAGATGGTCAAGCTCGAAGGCGGCGAGTGGCTGGCGCCCACCATCCGTTTCCTGGTCGAGCGCAGCATTCCGGTGTGCGCGCACATCGGCCTGACGCCGCAATCGGTGCATGCCTTCGGCGGCTTCAAGGTCCAGGGCCGGGGCGACGAGGCCGCCGCGCAGCTCAAGGCCGATGCGCTGGCCGTGCAGGATGCCGGCGCGCAGATGGTCCTCATGGAAGCCATTCCCGCCACGCTAGCCGGCGAGGTGACGCGGCTGCTGGCGGTCCCCACCATCGGCATCGGCGCCGGGCCCGAGTGCTCGGGCCAGGTGCTGGTGATGCACGACATGCTGGGCGTGTTCCCCGGCCACCGGCCCAAGTTCGTACGCAACTTCATGGACGGCCTGACCACCATCGATGCCGCCGTCGCGGCCTATGTGACGGCGGTCAAGGACGGCACCTTCCCCGGCCCGGAGCACAGCTTCACCGCCTGA